From the Tindallia magadiensis genome, the window AGGAAATGGGTGTACTACCTGGGGACTTTCTTATTAAAATTAATCAACAGCTAATTGAAGATAGGTTAGATTATGAATTTTTATCAGCGGATGATTTTTTAGAGGTAGAATTAGAAAAATCGGATGGTACCCAGTGGGTATTGGAAATAGAAAAGGAAGTAGATGAAGAGCTAGGCATTATTTTTACGAACGAAGAAGCGGACAAAACAAAACAATGCCATAATAAATGCATCTTTTGCTTTATTGATCAAATGCCTCCAGGCATGAGGGAGAGTCTTTATGTTAAAGATGACGATGCTAGATTATCTTTTTTGCAAGGGAATTATATCACGTTAACAAATTTGACAGAGAAAAATATTGATAAAATAATACGTTATAGAATTAGTCCTCTTAACATATCGGTTCACACAACGGATCCAGAACGGCGCATTCAAATGCTAAATAATCGGTTTGCAGGAAACGTATCAAGCCTTTTGGATAAATTTCATAACAATCATATTTCTATGAACCTTCAGATTGTGCTTTGTCCCGGATGGAATGATGGAGAGGTGCTGGATCAAACCTTACAGGACTTTAAGAAAATAATTCATTCGGTTGTGAGTATTGCTATTGTTCCTGTTGGAAAAACAAAATTCCGAGATGGTTTACCGGAAACTGGTTCTGTAACAAAAGAAATTGCTAAAAAAACACTTAATCAAATTAGTCAATGGCAAAATGTATATAGAGAAATGACGGGTGAAAAAAAAGTATATGCATCAGATGAACTATATCTTAATGCGAGTGAAGATCTTCCGGAAGCCTCATTCTATGATTCTTTTTCTCAGTTAGAAAATGGTGTAGGGATGATGGCGCTTTTCAAAAAGAATTTCAGTGATTATTTGAAGAAAATGCCACTTATTAGAAAAAAAGAACCAATAAAAATTTGTGTGGCAACTGGAACCTTGGCAGCAGAATACATCAATAAAATAACAAAAGAATTAGAACGAAAAGTTTTAGGTCTGAAAATAGAGGTATTCCCCATAGAGAATAATTTTTTCGGAAAAACAATAACCGTAAGTGGGCTTATTACCGGAAGAGATCTTATAGAGCAATTAAAAAATCAATCTTTAGGAAACCATCTTGTAATACCTGAGAATATGCTTCGTGAAAGCGAGAACATATTTCTAGATGATATCACAACCGATGATGTTTCTACAGAGTTAGGAGTAGCCGTGATGGCTTGTCCAATAGATGGTATTGCATTTATTAGAAAAATATTGAGGATTTCAGCATTGAATCCTAAGATCAGGAGTGTTGAGAAAAATGGCAAAACCCATTGTTG encodes:
- a CDS encoding DUF512 domain-containing protein, whose amino-acid sequence is MEKKGKNIIKHIEPGSIAEEMGVLPGDFLIKINQQLIEDRLDYEFLSADDFLEVELEKSDGTQWVLEIEKEVDEELGIIFTNEEADKTKQCHNKCIFCFIDQMPPGMRESLYVKDDDARLSFLQGNYITLTNLTEKNIDKIIRYRISPLNISVHTTDPERRIQMLNNRFAGNVSSLLDKFHNNHISMNLQIVLCPGWNDGEVLDQTLQDFKKIIHSVVSIAIVPVGKTKFRDGLPETGSVTKEIAKKTLNQISQWQNVYREMTGEKKVYASDELYLNASEDLPEASFYDSFSQLENGVGMMALFKKNFSDYLKKMPLIRKKEPIKICVATGTLAAEYINKITKELERKVLGLKIEVFPIENNFFGKTITVSGLITGRDLIEQLKNQSLGNHLVIPENMLRESENIFLDDITTDDVSTELGVAVMACPIDGIAFIRKILRISALNPKIRSVEKNGKTHCCSSRSSQCRKINLF